A window from Solea senegalensis isolate Sse05_10M linkage group LG15, IFAPA_SoseM_1, whole genome shotgun sequence encodes these proteins:
- the kcnk1b gene encoding potassium channel subfamily K member 1b, producing MLQSLASNSCVRLIKSHKSTCYFVSLVLGYLLYLVFGAVVFSSVELPYEDQLRQELRAVKKQFLQENNCLTEERLEWFLKKALDASNYGVSILNNASANWNWDFTSAMFFASTVLSTTGYGHTAPLSDGGKAFCIIYSVIGIPFTLLFLTAVVQRIMVFSTRRPVMYIHTHWGLSKPLVAIVHATLLALLAMSCFFLIPAAIFSILEENWNFLESFYFCFISLSTIGLGDYVPGEAVNQRFRELYKVGITVYLILGLIVMLVVLETFCELQQLKQLRKMFYLKKEKPQDRMVILENDHLSFTTVPETPAGHMEDKFQPFVRVTPLASPHDDPMIQ from the exons ATGCTCCAGTCTCTCGCCAGTAATTCATGTGTGCGTCTGATAAAGAGCCACAAATCAACATGTTATTTCGTGTCCCTCGTCTTGGGGTACCTGCTCTATCTCGTGTTCGGCGCCGTTGTCTTTTCCTCGGTCGAGCTGCCTTATGAGGACCAGCTGCGGCAAGAGCTGCGGGCCGTGAAGAAGCAGTTCCTGCAGGAGAACAACTGTCTCACCGAGGAGCGTCTGGAGTGGTTTCTGAAGAAAGCGCTGGATGCTAGCAACTATGGGGTATCCATCCTCAACAACGCCTCGGCTAACTGGAACTGGGACTTTACGTCGGCGATGTTTTTCGCGAGCACGGTGTTGTCCACCACGG gATATGGTCACACGGCTCCTCTGTCAGATGGTGGCAAGGCCTTCTGCATCATCTACTCAGTGATTGGCATCCCCttcaccctcctcttcctcaccgcTGTGGTGCAGAGGATCATGGTGTTCAGCACACGGAGGCCTGTCATgtacatccacacacactggGGCCTGTCCAAGCCACTGGTGGCCATCGTTCACGCCACTCTGCTCGCCTTGTTGGCCATGTCGTGCTTTTTCCTCATCCCCGCTGCCATCTTCTCCATTCTGGAGGAGAATTGGAACTTCCTGGAGTCCTTCTACTTCTGCTTCATTTCCCTGAGCACCATTGGCCTGGGAGACTATGTACCTGGAGAGGCTGTTAATCAGAGGTTCAGGGAGCTTTACAAAGTGGGCATCACTG TCTATCTGATCCTGGGGCTGATAGTCATGCTCGTGGTGCTGGAGACCTTCTgcgagctgcagcagctgaagcagctgcGGAAGATGTTCTACCTAAAGAAAGAGAAGCCGCAGGACCGCATGGTCATTCTGGAGAACGACCACCTGTCCTTCACCACTGTGCCCGAAACACCTGCAGGCCACATGGAAGACAAATTCCAGCCATTTGTCAGGGTGACCCCTCTGGCCTCTCCTCACGATGACCCCATGATCCAGTAA